One part of the Dehalobacter sp. genome encodes these proteins:
- a CDS encoding flavin reductase, protein MKWRCVVCGYIHEGDQPPETCPVCGVDSSNFVRVEEETKQNENNKNDSVKNAEAALTSPAQTGLSPEEKIVKAVQSISYGLFIITAVTNGKDNGQAANTCFQITSDPVQIAIGINKKNYTHELIMQSGKFGVSVLDQDGHDLVRRFGYRSGRDANKFEGIKAHRGSSGILLLDEVLTTMEAEVANSMDTGTHTLFLGRVTAAEVRGSGEPMTYAYFRKTK, encoded by the coding sequence ATGAAATGGCGCTGTGTTGTTTGTGGCTACATACATGAAGGAGATCAGCCTCCGGAAACCTGTCCGGTTTGCGGTGTTGATTCCAGCAACTTTGTCAGGGTGGAGGAGGAAACGAAGCAGAACGAAAACAACAAGAACGATTCCGTCAAGAATGCCGAAGCTGCCCTGACGAGTCCTGCTCAGACCGGATTAAGCCCCGAGGAGAAGATTGTTAAAGCGGTGCAGTCCATTTCCTACGGTTTGTTTATTATTACGGCGGTCACTAACGGTAAAGACAACGGGCAGGCAGCCAATACCTGTTTCCAGATTACTTCCGATCCCGTGCAGATTGCGATTGGTATTAATAAGAAAAACTACACGCATGAACTGATCATGCAAAGCGGCAAATTCGGCGTATCCGTTCTGGATCAGGATGGACATGACCTCGTCAGAAGATTTGGCTACAGATCCGGCAGGGATGCCAATAAATTTGAAGGAATCAAAGCGCACCGCGGATCGTCCGGCATTTTGCTGCTTGATGAAGTACTGACCACCATGGAGGCAGAAGTCGCGAATTCGATGGATACCGGCACGCATACCTTGTTTTTGGGCAGAGTCACAGCAGCCGAAGTCCGTGGCAGCGGTGAGCCGATGACATATGCTTATTTCAGAAAGACGAAGTAA
- a CDS encoding CCA tRNA nucleotidyltransferase, which yields MNDFQKSVIEQLSRHTRIWIVGGAVRNQVLGLESPDMDLVCGLSPEEVQDILREQGFSVRIIGRHFSTASIFTEGSKVDVVQAEELEKDAQRRDFTINAIYQDPVSGEFYDPMEGRKDLEAKILKACGKPDERFREDPVRILRMVKFAVKFSLEIDPDTWEQATDHLSFLSSTSRERITAELAGILVLAEAEKAVRMLDRIGYWDMYLPELARLKGLEQNQYHSLDVWEHTMAVFRNTPEDLYLRLAGLFHDSGKWEVASRECHVSGTLKFADQNYSLEGFKIVGTRGPRELEYKLKSFIGKKIRILGARLDQYPEIVQFKKAIDGEPTNFGLIYVENGKRHFLMHEAASARLLADVLKRYTFSMFFDGIAKKQEQNLIKLVENHMQATLVFMPEFRGEFAKRSFKNRAAELVWKVCWDGRNFELKNIHDFLIIWKADYQAGKLHTTTQNSIFERIFAELIAVALWQKENLMQLDWKLFRQYAMQQGLSGSSLGTFKDLVRKKAMEEMKPELNHTFLKKVYWEFKNL from the coding sequence ATGAATGACTTCCAGAAAAGTGTTATCGAACAATTGTCCCGCCATACCCGCATCTGGATCGTAGGAGGAGCGGTACGTAACCAGGTCCTGGGACTGGAGTCTCCGGACATGGATTTGGTGTGCGGGCTGAGCCCTGAAGAGGTCCAAGATATCCTCCGTGAGCAAGGCTTCTCCGTTCGGATCATTGGCAGGCATTTCTCGACAGCCAGCATTTTTACGGAAGGTTCCAAAGTGGATGTGGTGCAGGCCGAAGAACTAGAGAAAGATGCCCAGCGCCGGGACTTCACCATTAATGCGATTTATCAGGATCCGGTGTCGGGGGAATTTTATGACCCGATGGAAGGCAGAAAGGATCTGGAAGCCAAAATTCTTAAAGCCTGCGGTAAGCCTGATGAACGGTTCCGGGAAGATCCTGTCCGTATTTTAAGGATGGTTAAATTCGCGGTGAAGTTCTCGTTGGAAATCGATCCCGATACCTGGGAGCAGGCAACGGACCATCTTTCTTTTTTGAGCAGCACATCCCGGGAAAGAATTACGGCGGAACTTGCCGGGATTCTTGTTTTGGCTGAGGCTGAAAAGGCTGTGCGGATGTTGGACAGAATCGGTTACTGGGATATGTACTTACCTGAGTTGGCCAGGCTGAAAGGTCTTGAACAGAATCAGTACCATTCCCTGGATGTCTGGGAACATACCATGGCCGTATTTCGGAATACCCCTGAAGATCTATATCTGCGTCTGGCAGGCCTATTTCATGATTCCGGCAAGTGGGAAGTAGCTAGCCGGGAATGCCATGTATCCGGGACACTAAAGTTTGCCGACCAGAACTACTCGCTTGAGGGATTTAAAATCGTCGGGACAAGAGGACCCCGGGAACTGGAATATAAGCTGAAGTCTTTCATTGGAAAAAAGATTCGGATCCTTGGGGCAAGACTGGACCAATACCCGGAAATTGTGCAGTTTAAAAAGGCCATAGACGGTGAACCGACCAATTTTGGTCTTATCTACGTCGAAAACGGCAAACGACATTTCCTGATGCATGAAGCGGCAAGCGCCAGGCTTCTGGCCGATGTCCTCAAACGCTATACGTTTTCGATGTTTTTTGACGGGATCGCCAAAAAACAGGAACAAAACCTTATTAAACTTGTTGAGAACCATATGCAGGCAACACTCGTATTCATGCCGGAGTTCAGAGGGGAATTTGCCAAGCGGTCTTTCAAGAACAGAGCGGCGGAGCTCGTTTGGAAAGTCTGCTGGGACGGCAGAAACTTTGAATTAAAGAACATCCATGATTTCTTGATTATATGGAAAGCAGATTATCAGGCCGGAAAACTTCATACCACTACTCAGAACAGTATTTTTGAAAGAATTTTTGCCGAACTGATCGCGGTAGCTTTGTGGCAGAAAGAAAACCTGATGCAGCTTGACTGGAAACTATTCCGGCAGTATGCGATGCAGCAGGGATTAAGCGGTTCGAGCCTCGGAACCTTTAAGGATCTTGTCCGCAAAAAAGCCATGGAAGAGATGAAACCGGAATTAAATCATACCTTTCTAAAAAAAGTATATTGGGAGTTTAAAAATCTGTAA
- a CDS encoding D-2-hydroxyacid dehydrogenase produces MKILSSIKIPDDLLEKLLAIRPSTRIVQVRDFTEADQEADVLLTYGWDIKKDTIDMYPNLKWIQTLSAGVDMLPLDRLVSRGVVLTNVKGAHKIQMAEHVIWSILMLLRQGNTFVSQQEQKIFSAKPKISEMYGKSVCIVGAGTIGKEIAKRCGAFGMTVYGVSLHGSQDQAFAKIVTPEEMPGILSVSDVVVIVLPLTSETKDFVNTDFIHQMKDGALFVNVARGQVVDEDALIEALKSKKIAAAALDVFRKEPLPEDSPFWELNNVFLTPHIGGRTVQTSERMWEVFQTNLAKYPDPGQMINIIDDRTGY; encoded by the coding sequence ATGAAGATCCTGAGCAGTATAAAAATACCGGATGATCTCCTGGAAAAGCTGCTGGCAATACGACCGAGTACCCGAATCGTTCAGGTGAGAGACTTTACGGAGGCAGATCAGGAAGCGGATGTACTGCTTACGTATGGCTGGGATATTAAAAAGGATACAATTGATATGTATCCGAATCTCAAATGGATTCAAACCTTAAGCGCAGGGGTCGATATGCTGCCTCTGGACCGGCTTGTTTCGAGAGGCGTCGTGCTGACGAATGTCAAAGGCGCCCATAAGATCCAGATGGCCGAGCACGTCATCTGGAGTATCCTGATGCTCTTAAGACAGGGCAATACATTTGTGTCACAGCAGGAACAGAAGATATTCAGCGCAAAACCGAAGATTTCCGAAATGTACGGCAAATCGGTCTGCATCGTTGGGGCAGGCACCATTGGCAAAGAGATTGCCAAGCGGTGCGGGGCTTTTGGGATGACGGTATATGGCGTGTCACTTCATGGCAGTCAGGATCAGGCTTTCGCGAAGATTGTGACCCCGGAGGAAATGCCCGGGATTCTATCGGTCAGTGATGTAGTTGTAATCGTCCTGCCGCTGACATCGGAAACGAAAGATTTTGTTAATACAGACTTTATCCATCAGATGAAGGACGGAGCACTATTTGTCAATGTGGCCAGAGGACAAGTCGTTGACGAGGATGCCCTGATCGAAGCACTTAAAAGTAAGAAGATAGCTGCGGCGGCGCTTGATGTATTCAGGAAAGAGCCGCTGCCGGAAGATAGCCCGTTCTGGGAACTGAATAATGTCTTCCTTACGCCGCATATCGGCGGCAGGACGGTTCAAACCTCTGAACGCATGTGGGAAGTGTTCCAGACAAATCTGGCTAAATATCCTGACCCGGGTCAAATGATCAATATTATAGACGATAGGACAGGGTATTAA